The sequence TTCCTCTACCAAATGGGCCAGTTGGAATACCAGCCCCAAGACCAGGCCTTCCACAAAATTCATCAACAGGTACCCTATCAAAAACTGCCACCAGGCAATGTCCATGACCCCCAAAGGGATGATGATGAATAGGGTATAGTACATGGCTTTATAGGCGAATAGGTTGAAATATTCCCTTTTGGGATGCTTGTTGGTGTGTGCGCCGATATTTTTTTGAAAGAATTTCAGGTAATCCTTTCTGAAAAACCAGGATAAGGAAGTAAGGGAATATAGCAAAAAAGCATACACGTGCTGGAAGCGATGAACCGACTTCTTTTTGTCCTTATCGGAAAGCCTGATCAGCCCAGGGGCTACCTCCAAGTCCCCGTCATGGCCGATAATGTTCGTATAGGTATGATGGATTTTGTTATGGGTGATGCGCCACACATACTCACTGGCCCCGATGATGTTAAACAAAAAGCCCAGGGATTTATTGACTTTCGAATTGGTAGAGTAAGCACCGTGCAAGGCGTCATGGCAGATGTTAAATCCAATGCAGGCCATGGTCACACCAAGGAGCATGGCCAATGATAGCGTGATAAGTGGCGAAAATACTTCCAAAATGATCAGTCCATAGAGACCTATAAAAGCAATGAGGTATACTACTGTTTTGGCTACCATGGCGGTATTGGCCTTTTTGGACAGTTGGTTAGTGTGAAAATA comes from Echinicola vietnamensis DSM 17526 and encodes:
- a CDS encoding fatty acid desaturase family protein, yielding MYPSLKFVDTENSRFFSTLKGRIDDYFHTNQLSKKANTAMVAKTVVYLIAFIGLYGLIILEVFSPLITLSLAMLLGVTMACIGFNICHDALHGAYSTNSKVNKSLGFLFNIIGASEYVWRITHNKIHHTYTNIIGHDGDLEVAPGLIRLSDKDKKKSVHRFQHVYAFLLYSLTSLSWFFRKDYLKFFQKNIGAHTNKHPKREYFNLFAYKAMYYTLFIIIPLGVMDIAWWQFLIGYLLMNFVEGLVLGLVFQLAHLVEETDMPSPKINEPIEAAWAVHQMRTTANFAVDSKTATFLCGGLNFQVEHHLFPNICHIHYPAISKILRKTAAEFNIPYINNGPFLTALGSHYRFLRKHGRN